TGTAGGCCGTACTTGCGTATACATGGGCAAGACTCGAGTCCTGGTAACAAGAGTGCAAAAGTTCTTTTTGAGATTCCGAAGACCAAGAAACACCTCCAGCGTTATGGGCAGGTAATGATTTTCATCCTAAGTTGTAGTGATATTTATCACTGTTCAAATTATACTCTAACAGATGGTTGCAATGCAGGTAGAAGTTCCAGTAAAAATTAGTGCCTTTTGCCGTGTTCAGGGAGATGTTGTTCTTGAATGTATTCACATTGGCCGTAACATAGATCATGAGGAAACGATGTTTCGGGTCATGTTCAACACTGCCTTCATTCAATCAAATGTGCTTGGATTGAATCGTGATGATATTGACACTGCGTGGAACGTGAACAATCAGTTCCCAAGGGACTTCCGAGCTGAGGTGCTAAATTTAACTACCCCCATGCGGCCATGCCTTTCTTCTGCTCCCTTGTCTATCTGTCTCTTGTGCATTGTGAAATCTAAAACTAGAGTCCCTTTTCTGAACCAGGTACTCTTTTCGGACCCTGACTCTTTCAAGCCTGCTGCTGTGTTAGAAGAGGtaggtgatgatggagatgaGACTGATGTCGCTTCAGTAGATACGGGAGATGAGTTTTATGAAGCAGAGGAGGATTGGCATGATGCTAGAAGAGATCCAGAAACCCAGTCAACTGACGGTAGAACTTCATTAGAAGTTGGCAACACAGAATTGGATGGTGGGGTGGCAAGTGAAGCAAACATCAGCCTAGAGAAGCATCTGACTGATGAGGATGTGAAGCTTATTGTCTCTCAAAATTCAGGTAGCATGAATGACAATGGCCCAAGTGCAACTGCCCCTATTTTGGAAAATCTAGGAGGTTTACAGCAGGCATGTAAAGTTCTTGAGAAGTCTAAATTAGGCAACAGAAGTGACCAAGAGGACAATGCTGTGCACGACATACAGGTGGTTGCTTGTTCTGTAGATTCAGAAGGACGCAAGTTTGGATCCATCTGCCAGGAGGATACAAAAGGTGTAATTGCACAAACGTTAGTAACCGCAACAGATCCAAGTTGCAGTGATGAAGTTCAGTGCCATCCAGATGGATGCACAAAAATATCAAGGTACACTGATTTGGACTACACTGCTTTCGGCGCTCCTAGAACATCATCTGGTATGGATGAGGATACACACTTGAGGACCAGGCCAAATGAAGGACAACCAAATGGTGACATCAAGATTATTACTGAAAACACAATAACTGTGGACAATGAGCTACTGATCTATGAAGAGAAAACTGTAGTCGATAATGGAAACCTAATGCAAGAGGTGAAAAAGGTTGTCAAGGAAGAGAGCGTTATTTCCAAAATGGATAGAACTCGTCTTGAGAATATGCACTCACGAGATAACAGTAATCACAAGGTAGAAATGGCCAAGATTGCTGAGACAGCTGACACAAGATTGGAGGAAAGCAAATTGAAATCAGGTCATGGAGATCCCATACTTGCAAAGAAAACCAGTTTGCAGGATAGTATTGTCGTATTACCAGCTAATGAAATAGCAGCAGAAATAAAAACTAAGCGAGAGGAGCGTGGTGGCAGACGGGATTTCGGCCTAGCTCTTCCTCAGAGTAAAATAGAAGCTAGAGCTAATAGCCCAAGGATAAGCGATGTCCAAAGGCAAACACCTGAAGCTGCATCGTCCGTACCAAAGAAAATACCAGTAGATGGTACTGCGCCTGAGCCAGTGTTATTGGAAGCTATCGTTGGGCACATCGAACAACTGGAACAACAATCAAAGCCAGCCAAAGCTAAAACAATACGTAGATGGGTCTCACCCAAGAAGGAATCTGAAACTGCCTCTGTGCGTAGGCCATCTCACCCTCCATCCAGATATGACAGCTCTCCAGCTGCACTAGCTATCCGTTCCATGTCCACAGACAACAAAATCAATGTTGTGAAAGGTGCATCTCTAGTACTACCCGGAGTACCGTATGGCAAGCACATTTCGCAAGATGCAGCACTGTCTTCTACATTCCCTCCACGGCTCTCAGTGACAGGTGCACAAGCTGCATCAAGAACTCAAGCTACAAATCCtgctccaccacctccaccaccgccgcctccattcTACTCTTCTTCAAGTTCAGGTACCAAGCACctgccaccacctcctcctcctcctccaccaccaccaccaccacctccggcTTCAGCAGGCCTGTCAAACATacctccccctcctccacctccgttCCTAGGGTTAGGTGTTCGTGGAAACGttccaccgccaccaccacctcctccaagGTTAAATGGCAGTGCTATCGCTCCACCtgcgcctccaccgccacctccgAAACCAAGTTCAAGTGctccacccccacccccaccccaacCTCCTCCAGCCCCATCCTTCATAAGACATCCAAGTGCTCCTcttccaccgccacctccacctccaccaccaacGGCACGCTCTGTtgctcctccaccaccacctcccccGCTTCCAGCAACACGCTCTGGtgctccacctccaccaccacctcccaGAACATGTtctactcctcctcctccgccgccaccaccaatgACCCGTTCAGGAGCACCACCTCCCCCGCCCCCTCCTCCAGGTGGACGTCCTGGACCTCCACCAtccccacctcctcctggTGCACGTCCTGGACCTCCACcgcccccacctcctcctggTGCACGTCCTGGGCCTCCAcctcccccaccccctccCGGTGCACGTCCTGGCCCTCCAGCTCCCCCACCCCCTCCAGGTGCACGGCCAGGccccccacctcctccagGTCGACCAGgagctccacctcctccgcctccacctgGAGGTGGCGGGCGagcacctccaccaccacctgcacCTGGAGGAAGAGTTGGTgggcctcctccacctcctcctccaggtGGCCGCGCACCAGCTCCACCTAGAGCACCAGGcgtaccaccaccaccaggagGCAATCCTAGCTCCTTAGGTAGAGAGCGTGGGGTTGTACGTTCTCCAGCATCAGGTTTTGGGGCTGCAGCTGCACGGAAATCAACATTAAAGCCACTGCATTGGGTCAAAGTGACAAGGGCTATGCAAGGTAGTCTGTGGGAAGAATTACAGCGAAATGATGACTCACAGaggtaatttttttcttttgattaaAATTGTTCATTATTACAAGGTTGAATCCAGTGTTTTTTGTGTTAAACTTTTAATGATGACTCACAGAGATTGCATCAGTTTTAGACTGAGCAGTTATTAAAAACCTTGTACAACACTGTGCCTGATAGCGTCAACATTGCTGGTGCCTTTTGATATTTTGTACCTTAATGTTGTGAAGCTATCATCTGCAGTGTTTCAGAGTTTGATTTATCAGAACTGGAGAGCCTTTTTCCAGCAGCTGTTCCGAAGTTGGATAACACCTCCAAAACTGATCGAAGAAAATCTCTTGGATCAAAGCCAGAAAAAGTTCACCTAGTAAGTAACAGGCTAACATCTTGGAATAAAGTTTGTTGCACCAAAATTGATTCATTTTAGCATTGACAAGGCCAGCGGTCTACTGTATTTTCTATTGCTAAGTGCTAACACTAGTGTGTTTATTATCAATATTAGTTGGCTAAGTGAATATGCATAATGGAATGATTGTtgccactttttttttttgagaaacttcCACTGAGTTTGATGCATTGTAATGTTAAACTCTTTAGAGTAAGTAGATATTCTAGTGCAAGGTTTTGATGAAATACCAGCTGTTTCGCTTGTTTTCGTTAATCTCACATGATTGCTAGTTTGGTGTTTTTTACTTCGGTATACATTGCAATTTTAGCCCTGTAGAATAATTAGATATTACTCCGTATATTGCATAGTTTTGAAGAAGTACTAGTTTCCACCATCTTTTATCTCTTTGCAAGACATGTTTCATCTAATATCCTTTTTTTACATGAAATAGATTGAGTTGAGGAGGGCAAACAACACCGAGATCATGTTGACAAAAGTAAAGATGCCACTGCCAGAGTTGGTGGTAAGAATTTGAGCAATGAAATCAAAGATAATGTTAATCATGACATGATAAGATTTTTTATATGGTCACTAATATATTTAACAGAGGGCGGCTCTGGCACTGGATCAGTCCACCTTGGATGTGGATCAAGTGGAGAATCTTATAAAGTTCTGCCCTACGAAAGAGGAAATGGAAACTCTTAAGGTGCATATTAAAACAATGTTACTTTGCctgcatttgttttcattttaaaGCATCATTCCCATCTGTTTTTCTTGTCAGAACTACACTGGAGACAAGGAAAATCTGGGAAAATGTGAACTGGTAATGACTATCCATGACCTTTGGCTGTCTCTTCTCTTTGCAGTACTATAATACCAGTATCAGAATGTTCACTGGTGTTGcattttcttaattttggTTCCCTAAATTTCTTGATAAATGAAAACACAGCAACCTCATATTTGGTTCATATTTGGTTCATCTTAATTGAAGATTAAGACAATCTTACATCAAAGCACAAGCACAACAACATTAGTCAAGTCCAGACACCCACAAGATGACCTATCCATTCCTTTGTTTGATCAGCATTACATGGCCTTTAATGTGGCTAGGTTTGATATGTATGTGAGCAGTTAGAAATGAGTGCCATTCCCAatttaaagaaaaaatgttttaCGAGTTATACACAGCATTCATATTTCATGCCTTCCTGTCGAGTAAATCAGTATCGATTAAGCAATTACACGCTTGTCGCAGTTCTTCCTTGAATTGATGAAAGTCCCAAGAATGGAGTCAAAATTACGAGTGTTCTCCTTCAAGATCCAGTTTGGTTCACAAGTTGCAGATCTCGGAAAAAGTTTGAAAACCATAGACTCTTCATGTAATGAGGTACTCTGAGAGTGAAATTTTTGGCAATGTGATTTGCAATTAGTCTTTGCTTGTTGTGTATTAAGTCAAATGTACTGTATCAGATCCGAACTTCTCTCAAGTTGAAGGAAATAATGAAGAAAATCCTGCTCCTTGGAAATACGCTGAACCAGGGGACTGCTAGAGGTAATAATAACTATTCATCGTATGAATGatatatgaatatatgattttttataAGCCTATTCTATATTAGCTTGTTTGATAGAACTATATCCTATGAAGTTTCTATTTTTTATTCAACTCCCTTGAGAGTAGAAATTAGCATAACTGCAAAGATTATGAGAAGAGAATTGCACCACACAAAAAATGTTTACATATCACCTCAGCCAGTAAATGCAATGCCAAACCATAAAGTTCATTTGTTGTTCGTCATCAAGAATCGttgtgttaattttttttctaacttGATACATTCCTCCAAATGAGAATTTTAGATTACAGAAGGATTACACATGAAATTTTATGAGACCTCTGAAATGACTAGCGGTGATCTCTGACATCACTACTTTAGTTATTCATAGGAGATAGAAATGCTTGTGGAGGAAAATTTTCATCTCAGGTTTTTAATCGAAATTGCCGTAGTACTATAGTAGTGCTTTCACCTAAAGTGGGAATATATGGCAAATTAGAGCAGGCTTGATTTTACAGCTAAAACTGAATGTGCTGTTTTTCTcctgaagtactccctccttttgaTAATATAGGGCACATTAGGGTTTGTTAAGGcaagactttgaccaaacATTACTCCATTGATATGTCATTTGTATGATACGAAACCACAGTTATCAGTAAGTACTTTGAAGAGGAATCTAGTGATaccaatttcatgtcatataaaccacattATATTATGAAAAGGTGGGAGTACATGGCAAATTTTGGCCATCTGCCTATCCATAGCTTGTGTTTGGCTGGTGACCAACAGTCCAACAGCACCGTTTCCTTCTATCTTTTGCGATGTTATTGACCTTTGTAATCTCCAGTTAGAATTTTGACCATTAATTTCCAACTCTTTATTTATGCAAGTAAATTTATAATATTACCCAAGTGTATCCAATGACAAATCCAATAACATAGCTTTCATGTGGGTGTTGTCAATCCAGATAGTTCTATATAGTGCTTATTCAAGCAGGATTGAAGATTGAGTGATTGCACCCTAGATTGTTTATCCCATAAGCTTTATTCACAGTCCTGTGAGCGTCATTCGCATTTATTTTGCCCGGTCTAGAATAAGTGGGTTATTCTTTTTTCAGAAACGAAAAGATTAGCATAGCATATGTTGCTAAAGTTTTTCTTGCAATAGTTTCACATTTTTGTTCCTAATTCCATCAGTTgcattttactactccctccgatccatattaattgtcgaaatattacatgtatctagatgctttctAGGCatggatacatccatatttgggcaaatttgaggcaattaatatggatcggagggagtatttcagTATTTTGACACAGAACACAGCACACTTACAATTTTCAATGGCTATATTAGCAGTAGTAGTGTTCTTGGCAGGTTAACATATTTGTGCTTACTTTCAGGTGCTGCAGTTGGTTTCCGGTTGGATAGTCTGCTAAAACTTACAGATACCCGGGCAACAAATAATAAGATGACATTAATGCACTACCTCTGCAAGGTAGATTACTGTTCATTATTGTTGAGTTTTCATGAGTATGTTAGTACCCTTTCACCATTAGGTTATTTCTGTAATTGTAAACTGTAATCCAAACTGCATTTATTTTGCACACATGTGTTAGCTAtgtattctactccctccgttccataattcttgtctcaaatttgcccaaaaatggatgtatctattcctaaaaagtgtctagatacatgtaatatttcgacaagaattatggaaaggagggagtaactagTTAATTTTAGTCCTGTGTCTAATTAACTATTGTCGGGTTAAATGATTTGCACTTTGCTACATTGGTATCTTTCATATATGAgctaacagaaaaaaaatctttataTCAGGTGCTTGCTGCAAAGTCACCACAGCTGTTGAACTTTTATGTGGATCTTGTTAGTTTAGAAGCTACATCAAAGGTTTGGGTTTTCTTATGACATTCTATCAGTATGTAGTATTTATTTTGCCCAAATATCTATatgctttctttcttctaaTTTATGCTTTGGAGCAGATACAACTGAAAATGCTAGCAGAAGAAATGCAAGCAGTTAGTAAAGGGCTGGAAAAAGTTGAGCATGAGTTTAAAGCTTCAGAAAGTGATGGTCCAGTGTCAGAAGTTTTTCGTGAGGTGAAAGCACTGTGTCATTCTATTTTCAGTTTTATAAGTTGtgtacaaattatttttcctgTACCTTTTAGTAGTAATTACAACCTGACATTTGGACTGAATTACTGAACTGGGAACCCTCTTGAGGAAATTATATGGTTATGCAACGAAGGACTTTTCATAGTTGTCTGGAAAAAATATGGTAGaacggtttttttttatgaatcacTTCAATCTTCTTTTCATCTGCTTGTTCACTGCTGGCCCTCTAGATGGAGTGCTCAGGCATTCAGATAGCTTGCATTGATTTTAATGGACAAGTCCAAAGCCAAATTAGAAAGAATACATGTGACTCTGTAAGTACTTCTGTTTTGTATTTTCGAGATAAACCGAGTGGGGCATGTGAACCCCATGCCATAACAGGGTGCTTATGTCAAGTTATCCAGAAGGTTCAGTAATATTAATTCACTAACCAAATGTGCACATTCATTTCTGTTTTGTATACCTGTTCATTTAATCCATCTTTATATGCTGAACTAGCGCTTTATTTAAATAACATAAAGTTGCTTTTGTATCATGTAAAATTGTGAAGGGCGTATGAATCTCATTTGTCCTAATCTGGTTTTACTGGATTGTGTAGAAACTAAAAGAGTTCACTGACAATGCTGGAGCAGACGTGCAGTCATTGTCTTCATTGTTTTCTGAAGTGGTATGTTTCTGGCTTTTGGTTCCGTGAAGGGACATGTATATGTTACCttgtgtttgatttttttgtccttttcttttggcagGGAAAAAAGGCTGATCAACTGATTAAATATTTTGGTGAGGACCCtgtccgttgcccatttgaaCAAGGTAAGGAGATCAGTTTTGTTGATTATTTTTAATGGGCAAGGTGACTTATCAATGAGATTTTGTGCTCGTTATATTTTTTGGAATACCTCTCAATATACATCTCTTCCTTAATTTCTACTCTCATTTGTATATAGTGCTTGGGCATGCCAACACATATGAGGATATGAATTATTTTCTGATGATGCAGCAGCTGGTTGAAGCATATCTGATCCGTGCATATAAGCATTAACGCATCTATTTGTGTTTGGTTGTTACAATAGCTCACCTTTACTCTATGGTAATCATCCTCTTGCAGTTATGTCTACCCTGTTGACATTTGTAACAATGTTCCGTAAAGCACATGAGGAGAACGTCAAGCAAGCTGAGATTGAGAAGAAAAAGGCTCAGAAAGAGGCAGAAGCAGAGAAGACTAAAAATGCGCAGTTGGCAAGTAAAAATGTATTGATCAttgattctttttgtttcaCAGTTTTACTTGACTTAAAAGAGTTCATTTGATTTATGTTTTTAAATCTGCTCATAGGAATCAAAACCGTCTAATCCAAGCCGACAAGCAAAACAGatgttagagaaaacaaaagctaCAAGTAGAAGAGGAAAAGATGTTGGATGATCTCAGATGATAAACTCCGCAGTTGTGTTTTTGATCTGCTTGCCGGGCAAATATATACCCTGCTTGATGCATGGGAGGGGCCGAGGTTTTGCATTGTGTCTTTGGGCAGGCAAAGATGTGGGAATGGATGCAGTCATCAATGGAAATAAAATAGTATGACTGCATTGATGCAACTGTACAGTTCTCTCAACGGTATTGCACAAAAAACTCTGCTTTAAAACAACATATTGATGCTTGACTGTTTGTCTAAGTAATTTCTAACACCGCAGGTCTCACTGGCGATGGCCGactatttttttcccttcggTCAACAAGGGTCCAGTGCCAACATTTGACTGATGTAAAGAGCTGATGGCGAAGCTAACTTCATTCTTTTTCTTACTGTTCTATGTTGCTAGGTCTTTCTAACACCGGTTGCAAGTACAGCCATGGCTTGAAAAACAGCCGGACAGGAAGGTTCGAAATTGTACAAATAGGAATAGGAATAGGAATAGGAATAGGGAATCAGTGGGGAAACAATCCGGGAGCAAAGAATGTATACCTGGCAGACTAAATACGAGATGTAGATGCACTTATAGTGCAGTAGTATATTTTTGGTAGCTGATGTATCATCTTTTACCCCCATATGACCGCAAACATTTGTCGCCGGGTACCATTAATGGAATAATTGTTTCCTGGTCAGAAAGCAAGAgcagagaaaagaagagaaaatgcAGAGTAGCAATGTGTAAGAGCTAGGCTATTACAGAGGTGGCAAAACTGATGTATCATATTTTCCGTGATAGGTTTTTATGGTTGCTTTGTCTGCCCCGATGGAGGTGCTGACGTTTTTGCTGGACTAATTGTTGTGTATATCTTGGAAAGAGTGCTGACAAACATTTACCAAAGCAGAACGAAATACGCAGCTGCGGCCACCAGATTAAGCGTTTACCGTGCAAAGCAGGTTACTCGACCGTGCAAAGCAGTGTAGCATCATGTGGAATCGTCGGTGAACTCCCCGAGAGATTATTAACAGCGTTGTCAGGATGGGTCTATGGCCGGCCCTACGCTCGTCTCCTCCACTGACAAGCCACAAGGGGACAACTGAATTAGGTGAAACGAGCAGGTGACCGTGACTCCTTTGTCTTGTACAACGCCACGGCCACCCCTGTCCCATGCGTCATCTCGCCGAACCTCACtgaacattttttatgaataaatatatctatttttgaGTAAATCACGCTCCCAACTCCATCGAAATGCTCAAGTGGCACCCCTCCCTCATCATCTAAGCGAACCAAAGATCTTGCTCACCACAAGAAGTCAGAGGGCAACTTTCTTTATCCCTGGGTCGCAAGGGGTATCTGGTATCTTATCCCAGCTTGCCAGATGCCAATCCCTAAAGACATGTAAAGATACCTGGGTTCCAGTAAGGAACACATACAAGGAGTTAAGTGCATGTGGGTGTGGTGGTCTTTTGCTTCGGTCGTTTAACCTAGTATTCGGGGCGTTTGGGGCGAGTGTGAAGCACTTCCTACTTCGcatttcttcctcctcgcaaATGATTGAAATGGGTAGGTTGATATTATTAATAGATGCCACATGGATCTAGATAATTCCAATTTGCTAAACTGTGGTCCTTTACAATAGTGTGGCTTCGAGCAAAAGCTGTACCCTACATGAATTCCTTGGTGCAATGCAGTATAAGGTCCAACTACTCATTAAGCGAATGGGCTCACCcttcaaaagaaaatggaCTCATGATGAAACCAATTCAGTCCTGTCTAAAGGGGCAGGCAAAATGAGTACTCGAAATGAGGCGATCCATAATTCCGTTATGTGACCACAGCTTTTACAAAGTTGGTTATTGGTTTTGCCCCTTCACTTATGATGATTCCATTAACTGAACTTTTGACATTTCGCACTTTTTGCAAGTTCAAACCCATTCTTCAGACAAATGGCGCCTCCCTATCTAAaatgctcttttttttaagaggtCGCCACACTTGCAGAGCACATGAGAGCTCTCTTAATTTTAAGAAAACATAATACGTGCACATGACACTCTGATTTTCTTTATATATTAAGGACACCATCAGCCCCGCTTTGAACGTAGATATCGTTCACTCATTTGCAATCTGCTTGTAGTTATGCTAGATCTTAGCCCATGGACAGACAGGGGTTGCCAGTGGCTGCAAGGAGGGCAACAACAGCAAAGGACAAGCGCGAACACCAACCCAAGAAAGGCATTAGCTCCAGTTCAGTTTAGTAGTACAGGCGTCAGATCTCCGGGGTCAAGGCTAGATCGATGTGGCAGTGCATACATGTAGCTCGCATTAAACTATGCTGATGGAATCTCGTCGACAATATATGATCATATCAGCGTAATTAGTTCTTTAATCGAAGTAGTTAACAGCTTGTCAGAGTATGGTGTACGCTGATGCTTAATTTTCGCATGT
This is a stretch of genomic DNA from Brachypodium distachyon strain Bd21 chromosome 1, Brachypodium_distachyon_v3.0, whole genome shotgun sequence. It encodes these proteins:
- the LOC100834057 gene encoding formin-like protein 5 isoform X1 encodes the protein MALFRKFFLKKTPDRLLEISERVYVFDCCFSADAMGEDEYRDYLSGIVAQLQDYFPDASFMVSNFWSGDKRSRISDILSEYDMTVMDYPQQYEGCPLLQLEMIHHFLKSCENWLSVEGQQNMLLMHCERGGWPVLAFMLAGLLLYRKTYTGEQKTLEMVYKQARRDFIQQFFRLNPQPSHLRYLHYVTRHGSGSEWPPISRPLILDSVVLHTVPRFDSEGGCRPYLRIHGQDSSPGNKSAKVLFEIPKTKKHLQRYGQMVAMQVEVPVKISAFCRVQGDVVLECIHIGRNIDHEETMFRVMFNTAFIQSNVLGLNRDDIDTAWNVNNQFPRDFRAEVLFSDPDSFKPAAVLEEVGDDGDETDVASVDTGDEFYEAEEDWHDARRDPETQSTDGRTSLEVGNTELDGGVASEANISLEKHLTDEDVKLIVSQNSGSMNDNGPSATAPILENLGGLQQACKVLEKSKLGNRSDQEDNAVHDIQVVACSVDSEGRKFGSICQEDTKGVIAQTLVTATDPSCSDEVQCHPDGCTKISRYTDLDYTAFGAPRTSSGMDEDTHLRTRPNEGQPNGDIKIITENTITVDNELLIYEEKTVVDNGNLMQEVKKVVKEESVISKMDRTRLENMHSRDNSNHKVEMAKIAETADTRLEESKLKSGHGDPILAKKTSLQDSIVVLPANEIAAEIKTKREERGGRRDFGLALPQSKIEARANSPRISDVQRQTPEAASSVPKKIPVDGTAPEPVLLEAIVGHIEQLEQQSKPAKAKTIRRWVSPKKESETASVRRPSHPPSRYDSSPAALAIRSMSTDNKINVVKGASLVLPGVPYGKHISQDAALSSTFPPRLSVTGAQAASRTQATNPAPPPPPPPPPFYSSSSSGTKHLPPPPPPPPPPPPPPPASAGLSNIPPPPPPPFLGLGVRGNVPPPPPPPPRLNGSAIAPPAPPPPPPKPSSSAPPPPPPQPPPAPSFIRHPSAPLPPPPPPPPPTARSVAPPPPPPPLPATRSGAPPPPPPPRTCSTPPPPPPPPMTRSGAPPPPPPPPGGRPGPPPSPPPPGARPGPPPPPPPPGARPGPPPPPPPPGARPGPPAPPPPPGARPGPPPPPGRPGAPPPPPPPGGGGRAPPPPPAPGGRVGGPPPPPPPGGRAPAPPRAPGVPPPPGGNPSSLGRERGVVRSPASGFGAAAARKSTLKPLHWVKVTRAMQGSLWEELQRNDDSQSVSEFDLSELESLFPAAVPKLDNTSKTDRRKSLGSKPEKVHLIELRRANNTEIMLTKVKMPLPELVRAALALDQSTLDVDQVENLIKFCPTKEEMETLKNYTGDKENLGKCELFFLELMKVPRMESKLRVFSFKIQFGSQVADLGKSLKTIDSSCNEIRTSLKLKEIMKKILLLGNTLNQGTARGAAVGFRLDSLLKLTDTRATNNKMTLMHYLCKVLAAKSPQLLNFYVDLVSLEATSKIQLKMLAEEMQAVSKGLEKVEHEFKASESDGPVSEVFREKLKEFTDNAGADVQSLSSLFSEVGKKADQLIKYFGEDPVRCPFEQVMSTLLTFVTMFRKAHEENVKQAEIEKKKAQKEAEAEKTKNAQLASKNESKPSNPSRQAKQMLEKTKATSRRGKDVG
- the LOC100834057 gene encoding formin-like protein 5 isoform X2, which encodes MALFRKFFLKKTPDRLLEISERVYVFDCCFSADAMGEDEYRDYLSGIVAQLQDYFPDASFMVSNFWSGDKRSRISDILSEYDMTVMDYPQQYEGCPLLQLEMIHHFLKSCENWLSVEGQQNMLLMHCERGGWPVLAFMLAGLLLYRKTYTGEQKTLEMVYKQARRDFIQQFFRLNPQPSHLRYLHYVTRHGSGSEWPPISRPLILDSVVLHTVPRFDSEGGCRPYLRIHGQDSSPGNKSAKVLFEIPKTKKHLQRYGQVEVPVKISAFCRVQGDVVLECIHIGRNIDHEETMFRVMFNTAFIQSNVLGLNRDDIDTAWNVNNQFPRDFRAEVLFSDPDSFKPAAVLEEVGDDGDETDVASVDTGDEFYEAEEDWHDARRDPETQSTDGRTSLEVGNTELDGGVASEANISLEKHLTDEDVKLIVSQNSGSMNDNGPSATAPILENLGGLQQACKVLEKSKLGNRSDQEDNAVHDIQVVACSVDSEGRKFGSICQEDTKGVIAQTLVTATDPSCSDEVQCHPDGCTKISRYTDLDYTAFGAPRTSSGMDEDTHLRTRPNEGQPNGDIKIITENTITVDNELLIYEEKTVVDNGNLMQEVKKVVKEESVISKMDRTRLENMHSRDNSNHKVEMAKIAETADTRLEESKLKSGHGDPILAKKTSLQDSIVVLPANEIAAEIKTKREERGGRRDFGLALPQSKIEARANSPRISDVQRQTPEAASSVPKKIPVDGTAPEPVLLEAIVGHIEQLEQQSKPAKAKTIRRWVSPKKESETASVRRPSHPPSRYDSSPAALAIRSMSTDNKINVVKGASLVLPGVPYGKHISQDAALSSTFPPRLSVTGAQAASRTQATNPAPPPPPPPPPFYSSSSSGTKHLPPPPPPPPPPPPPPPASAGLSNIPPPPPPPFLGLGVRGNVPPPPPPPPRLNGSAIAPPAPPPPPPKPSSSAPPPPPPQPPPAPSFIRHPSAPLPPPPPPPPPTARSVAPPPPPPPLPATRSGAPPPPPPPRTCSTPPPPPPPPMTRSGAPPPPPPPPGGRPGPPPSPPPPGARPGPPPPPPPPGARPGPPPPPPPPGARPGPPAPPPPPGARPGPPPPPGRPGAPPPPPPPGGGGRAPPPPPAPGGRVGGPPPPPPPGGRAPAPPRAPGVPPPPGGNPSSLGRERGVVRSPASGFGAAAARKSTLKPLHWVKVTRAMQGSLWEELQRNDDSQSVSEFDLSELESLFPAAVPKLDNTSKTDRRKSLGSKPEKVHLIELRRANNTEIMLTKVKMPLPELVRAALALDQSTLDVDQVENLIKFCPTKEEMETLKNYTGDKENLGKCELFFLELMKVPRMESKLRVFSFKIQFGSQVADLGKSLKTIDSSCNEIRTSLKLKEIMKKILLLGNTLNQGTARGAAVGFRLDSLLKLTDTRATNNKMTLMHYLCKVLAAKSPQLLNFYVDLVSLEATSKIQLKMLAEEMQAVSKGLEKVEHEFKASESDGPVSEVFREKLKEFTDNAGADVQSLSSLFSEVGKKADQLIKYFGEDPVRCPFEQVMSTLLTFVTMFRKAHEENVKQAEIEKKKAQKEAEAEKTKNAQLASKNESKPSNPSRQAKQMLEKTKATSRRGKDVG